The Candidatus Binatia bacterium genome contains a region encoding:
- a CDS encoding DUF2298 domain-containing protein: protein MGALVLWWVLLEAIGLIGFPLAARLFSARLDHGYAFAKILTVLVVSYVAWLLGSFGVPYATASIGAGLAFVAVNVALALRQKSALVAWLRADGAAAILRADALWTVGFLFFAWQRALAPEIFGAEKYMDFAFFNTLSRTGVLPPEDPWMSGLPFNYYYFGYLMLANLARIAPLPTQVSYNLCVATVGGLAFAQIGAIVWGLTRRLPAALLSGAVLMVIGNLDGFLQFIEKRSFIGFDYWRSSRIVARGDTINEFPYFTAIHGDLHPHYIVMPVVLLMLGLLLDPERFRIRDGRLPLLTRDDAWHLLPLTFVLASMIVISPWELPVGAMVTFLLINRALPLFPLLSWQRIAYGAIVVAMLVVGYVLYAPFYLHFAAPQGGVGAKIARTSLVEFLTVFGALLAPAGFYLAATVRWPASITRQARDLLVAVAGVVLILAVTAGNAVYVLLAVFLLATLAALAQTDDVETRAPLLVLLGACIALLACELVYIKDPYGEKLYRMNTVFKLYFQAWILLSVVVGWCTARLAAPGVLPRSTRTAALGFVAALLAASCAYPIGITATRLYGRFVPATLDGTEYLQREHPDDFAAIDWLRTNVSGLPVILEATGNPYSYYARFSSNTGLPTVMGWGNHEGLWRDHDQSVGGRATDVARMFNAPTLEEIEPLLERYKVRYVIVGELERKEYKPSGLSKFEPWRAVFNRGGTTVYERPGG from the coding sequence ATGGGTGCCCTTGTACTCTGGTGGGTCCTGCTCGAAGCGATCGGCCTGATCGGCTTTCCGCTCGCGGCTCGCCTATTCTCCGCCCGCCTCGACCACGGTTACGCGTTTGCGAAAATCCTGACCGTCCTCGTCGTCTCGTATGTCGCCTGGTTGCTCGGCAGCTTCGGGGTGCCGTACGCGACAGCGTCGATCGGGGCCGGGCTCGCTTTCGTGGCGGTGAACGTGGCCCTGGCCCTGCGGCAGAAAAGCGCGCTGGTCGCGTGGCTGCGGGCTGACGGGGCCGCAGCGATCCTCCGCGCCGATGCGTTGTGGACGGTGGGCTTTCTGTTTTTCGCCTGGCAGCGGGCGCTGGCGCCGGAGATCTTCGGCGCCGAGAAGTACATGGATTTCGCCTTCTTCAACACGCTGAGCCGTACCGGCGTGTTGCCGCCCGAGGACCCGTGGATGTCGGGCCTGCCGTTCAATTACTACTACTTCGGCTATCTGATGCTGGCGAACCTGGCCCGCATCGCGCCTCTGCCGACGCAGGTTTCGTACAATCTCTGCGTGGCCACCGTCGGCGGGCTGGCCTTCGCTCAAATCGGCGCCATCGTGTGGGGTCTGACGCGCCGTCTCCCGGCGGCGCTGCTCTCCGGGGCCGTCTTGATGGTGATCGGCAACCTCGACGGCTTTCTGCAGTTCATCGAGAAGCGAAGCTTCATCGGCTTCGACTACTGGCGCTCTTCGCGCATAGTCGCCCGGGGCGACACCATCAACGAGTTCCCTTACTTCACGGCGATTCACGGCGATTTGCACCCGCACTACATCGTTATGCCCGTGGTGCTCCTGATGCTCGGCCTGCTGCTCGACCCGGAGCGCTTCCGGATCCGCGACGGCCGTCTGCCGCTGCTGACGCGGGACGACGCCTGGCATTTGCTGCCGCTGACGTTCGTGCTCGCCTCGATGATCGTGATCAGCCCGTGGGAGCTGCCGGTCGGGGCAATGGTCACCTTCCTCCTCATCAATCGCGCCCTGCCGTTGTTTCCGCTGTTGTCATGGCAGCGGATTGCGTACGGGGCGATCGTCGTCGCCATGCTGGTCGTCGGCTACGTGCTCTACGCACCCTTCTACCTGCACTTCGCCGCGCCCCAGGGCGGCGTCGGCGCGAAGATCGCCCGCACGTCCCTGGTCGAGTTCCTGACCGTCTTCGGCGCCCTGCTCGCCCCGGCGGGTTTCTACCTGGCGGCGACGGTGCGCTGGCCGGCATCGATCACCCGGCAGGCTCGCGATCTGCTCGTCGCGGTTGCCGGCGTCGTCCTGATTCTCGCCGTCACCGCGGGCAATGCCGTTTACGTCCTGCTCGCCGTCTTTCTGCTTGCCACTCTGGCGGCGTTGGCGCAGACCGACGACGTCGAGACCCGCGCCCCGCTGCTGGTTCTGCTGGGTGCCTGCATCGCGCTGCTGGCCTGCGAGCTGGTCTACATCAAGGACCCTTACGGCGAGAAGCTGTACCGCATGAACACCGTGTTCAAGCTGTACTTCCAGGCCTGGATACTGCTGTCGGTTGTCGTCGGCTGGTGTACGGCCCGGCTGGCCGCCCCGGGGGTTCTGCCGCGGTCGACGCGGACGGCGGCTCTGGGATTCGTCGCCGCGCTGCTGGCGGCCTCCTGCGCGTATCCGATCGGGATCACTGCGACGCGCCTGTACGGTCGTTTCGTGCCGGCGACCCTCGACGGCACCGAGTACCTGCAGCGCGAGCACCCGGACGATTTCGCCGCCATCGACTGGTTGCGCACCAACGTGAGCGGCCTCCCGGTGATTCTCGAAGCGACGGGCAACCCGTACTCGTACTACGCGCGCTTTTCGAGCAATACGGGCCTGCCGACGGTAATGGGCTGGGGCAATCACGAAGGGTTGTGGCGAGACCACGACCAGTCGGTCGGAGGGCGGGCAACGGACGTGGCGCGCATGTTCAACGCGCCCACACTGGAGGAAATCGAGCCATTACTCGAGCGGTACAAGGTCAGGTACGTCATCGTCGGCGAGCTCGAGCGCAAGGAGTACAAGCCGTCGGGCCTGAGCAAGTTCGAGCCCTGGCGGGCGGTGTTCAACCGCGGCGGCACGACGGTTTACGAGCGCCCCGGAGGATGA
- a CDS encoding gamma-glutamylcyclotransferase — translation MRHVWYFAYGSNMQSATLRGRRGVEYRRAIAARLSGWQLVFDKPGLAGTGEAYATIVPAARATTYGVLFQVTPEDMTHIDLTEGVLIGAYRRVEVIATALHTRTRRAAFTLASDRRHPTARPTTRYMNLVIEGAVEHGLPARHVDFLRTVPTREESPAAALLRPFVDRFMKKR, via the coding sequence GTGCGACACGTCTGGTACTTCGCCTACGGTTCCAACATGCAGAGCGCGACCCTGCGCGGCCGGCGCGGTGTTGAGTATCGGCGGGCGATTGCCGCGCGGCTGAGCGGCTGGCAGTTGGTTTTCGACAAGCCCGGTCTGGCGGGGACCGGTGAGGCGTACGCCACCATCGTCCCCGCCGCCCGGGCAACCACGTACGGCGTGCTCTTCCAGGTCACCCCGGAGGACATGACGCACATCGACCTCACCGAGGGGGTACTGATCGGCGCCTACCGGCGGGTCGAGGTCATCGCGACCGCCTTGCACACGCGCACGCGGCGCGCGGCGTTCACGCTGGCGTCCGACCGGCGCCATCCCACCGCACGGCCGACCACCCGCTACATGAACCTGGTTATCGAAGGTGCGGTCGAGCACGGCCTGCCGGCACGGCACGTAGACTTCTTGCGCACGGTACCGACCCGGGAGGAAAGCCCGGCAGCGGCCCTCCTGCGCCCCTTCGTGGATCGGTTCATGAAGAAGCGATAG
- a CDS encoding glycosyltransferase family 4 protein has product MRVLVALTYYRPHVSGLTVYAERLARGLARRGHAVTVLTSQFHPGLPARERIDGIDVVRVPIATKVSKGVIMPWFPLYAAHFVGRADVVNIHVPQFEAALVAFLARCRGTRVVLTYHCDLRLPAGLVNDAVRLTLGPLNRLAALQAHRIVATSDDYARHSPFLQRYAGKLTTIAPLVDMPAPDAAVKERLARRWHLGAEPRIGFAARFAAEKGVEYLLRALPTLLRELPDARVLFTGAYKDTVGEEAYTARLTPHLQKYADHLTFLDLLPAAEMPSFFAQCDALAVTSLNSTEAFGLVQVEAMLAGTPVVATDLPGVREAVRRTGMGEVVPARDPEALAAALLRVVRNRERYVRPRGEIAAAFDCEAALAQYEEVLGGPSVLHSLRR; this is encoded by the coding sequence ATGAGGGTCCTCGTCGCGCTGACGTACTATCGCCCGCACGTCAGCGGTCTCACGGTCTACGCAGAGCGCCTGGCGCGGGGCCTGGCGCGGCGCGGTCATGCGGTCACGGTCCTGACGTCGCAGTTTCATCCGGGCCTGCCGGCGCGCGAAAGGATCGACGGCATCGACGTGGTGCGCGTGCCGATCGCAACCAAGGTGAGCAAGGGCGTCATCATGCCCTGGTTTCCGCTGTACGCGGCGCACTTCGTCGGCCGGGCCGACGTCGTCAACATCCACGTCCCACAGTTCGAGGCCGCGCTGGTGGCGTTTCTCGCCCGGTGCCGCGGCACCCGCGTGGTGCTCACTTACCACTGCGATCTGCGCCTGCCCGCCGGCCTGGTCAACGACGCCGTGCGGCTGACGCTGGGACCGCTGAATCGCCTCGCGGCACTGCAGGCGCACCGGATCGTCGCCACCAGCGACGACTACGCCCGGCACTCGCCGTTCCTCCAGCGCTATGCCGGCAAGCTGACCACCATTGCGCCGCTGGTCGACATGCCGGCGCCGGACGCTGCCGTCAAGGAGCGTCTTGCGCGGCGTTGGCACCTGGGCGCGGAGCCGCGCATCGGCTTCGCGGCCCGGTTCGCGGCCGAAAAGGGCGTCGAGTACCTCCTGCGCGCGCTGCCGACGTTGCTGCGCGAACTGCCCGACGCACGCGTGCTGTTCACCGGCGCCTACAAGGACACGGTCGGCGAGGAAGCCTACACGGCGCGGCTCACGCCCCACCTGCAAAAGTATGCCGACCATCTCACCTTCCTCGATTTGCTCCCCGCGGCGGAGATGCCGAGCTTCTTTGCGCAATGTGACGCCCTGGCGGTCACCAGTCTTAATTCGACCGAGGCGTTCGGTCTGGTGCAGGTCGAAGCGATGTTGGCCGGCACGCCGGTGGTGGCGACGGACCTGCCCGGCGTCCGCGAGGCGGTACGGCGCACCGGCATGGGCGAGGTGGTACCCGCACGGGACCCGGAGGCCCTCGCCGCGGCGCTGCTGCGAGTGGTACGCAACCGCGAGCGGTACGTGCGGCCGCGGGGGGAAATCGCCGCGGCGTTCGATTGCGAGGCGGCGCTGGCGCAGTACGAGGAAGTCCTGGGCGGCCCTTCCGTGTTGCACTCCCTCCGCCGGTAA
- a CDS encoding class I SAM-dependent methyltransferase, producing MRHIDAVGPNAEQITCWNEVYGPKWVALHEMIDAQITPLGHLTMDRAGIGRDQRVLDIGCGCGATSLEMARRVGPNGEVVGIDVSSVMLGRAQSAAEVAAIHNVRFENADAQTYPFDGAAFDLLFSRFGVMFFNDPEAAFRNLRGALLPGGRLAFVCWRPLQDNPWMFVPLMAAAQHVELPPPPPPRSPGPFAFAEADYISSFLPAAGFVDLDLVDVDHDLAIAGDAGVLAAAELMMEMGPAAAALREADPAVRPRVLEAIKAALEPYMTPAGVRMPSAARIVTARRPA from the coding sequence ATGCGCCATATAGATGCCGTCGGTCCGAACGCCGAGCAGATTACGTGTTGGAACGAGGTCTACGGGCCGAAGTGGGTGGCGCTGCACGAGATGATCGACGCGCAGATCACTCCGCTGGGCCATCTGACGATGGATCGAGCCGGAATCGGGCGCGATCAGCGCGTGCTCGATATCGGGTGCGGGTGCGGTGCGACCAGCCTCGAAATGGCGCGGCGGGTGGGACCCAACGGCGAGGTCGTCGGCATCGATGTTTCCTCGGTCATGCTGGGCCGGGCGCAATCGGCGGCCGAGGTGGCGGCGATCCACAACGTGCGCTTCGAGAACGCCGACGCCCAGACCTATCCGTTCGACGGCGCCGCCTTCGACCTGCTGTTCTCCCGCTTCGGGGTCATGTTCTTCAACGATCCGGAGGCGGCGTTTCGCAATCTCCGCGGCGCGCTGCTGCCGGGCGGCCGCCTGGCGTTCGTCTGTTGGCGACCGTTGCAGGACAATCCGTGGATGTTCGTACCGCTCATGGCGGCGGCGCAGCACGTGGAGTTGCCGCCCCCGCCGCCCCCGCGCTCGCCCGGGCCGTTCGCCTTTGCCGAAGCGGATTACATAAGCAGCTTCCTCCCCGCGGCCGGCTTCGTCGACCTCGATCTGGTCGACGTCGACCACGACCTGGCGATAGCCGGCGATGCCGGGGTCCTTGCCGCGGCGGAGTTGATGATGGAAATGGGCCCGGCGGCGGCTGCTTTGCGGGAGGCCGATCCCGCCGTTCGACCGCGGGTGCTGGAAGCGATTAAGGCTGCGCTGGAGCCGTACATGACGCCGGCCGGAGTTCGTATGCCGTCGGCGGCGCGCATCGTCACCGCGCGACGGCCGGCCTGA
- the typA gene encoding translational GTPase TypA, producing the protein MNTATMPPRRADVRNIAIIAHVDHGKTTLVDAMLHQSGIFRANEQVAERVMDSFALERERGITILAKNTAVEYRGVRINIVDTPGHADFGGEVERTLAMVDGVMLLVDASEGPLPQTRFVLKKALEAGLPPVVCINKIDRPDARIAEVLDEVYGLFIDLDATEGQLEFPVVYTNARAGTATRTLDEPGADLRPLFDLIVDALPGPPVDPAMSTQFQVNNLDYNDYVGRLAIGRVRNGSLKTGGIYALCRAGGARQPVKITQIYGWHGLKRVEIAEAHGGDIVAIAGIEDIHIGDTVADAADPRPLPAIRVDEPTIAMIFSVNTGPWSGREGAHVTSRKLRERLVQEQRRNVSVRIEDTDSPDAMRVTGRGELQLAILVETMRREGYEMMVSKPTVVTREIDGRVHEPVELLVVDIPEDYVGVVSQLLAMRKGIMARMAHAGSGRVRVEFTVPSRGLIGFRSRFLTETRGTGIVNALFDGWAPWHGAIQSRTNGAMISDREGVATPYAVFHLQERGAIFIAPGTRVYEGMVIGEYSRENDLNVNICREKKLTNIRAAGRDENVIITPHREMGLELGIEWIGDDELVEVTPQSIRLRKKVLKQVERPKRKLEAED; encoded by the coding sequence ATGAACACCGCGACCATGCCGCCGCGCCGGGCCGACGTGCGCAACATCGCCATCATCGCCCACGTCGATCACGGTAAGACCACTCTCGTCGATGCCATGCTGCACCAGAGCGGCATCTTTCGCGCCAACGAACAGGTGGCGGAGCGGGTGATGGACTCGTTCGCCCTCGAGCGCGAGCGCGGCATCACCATCCTTGCCAAGAACACGGCGGTCGAGTACCGCGGCGTGCGCATCAACATCGTCGATACCCCCGGCCATGCCGACTTCGGTGGCGAGGTCGAGCGCACGCTGGCGATGGTCGACGGCGTGATGCTGCTCGTCGACGCTTCAGAGGGGCCGCTGCCGCAGACCCGGTTCGTGCTCAAAAAGGCGCTAGAGGCGGGCCTGCCGCCGGTGGTGTGTATCAACAAGATCGACCGGCCCGACGCGCGCATCGCCGAGGTGCTCGACGAGGTGTACGGTTTGTTCATCGATCTCGACGCCACCGAGGGACAGCTCGAGTTCCCTGTCGTTTACACCAATGCCCGTGCCGGCACGGCGACCCGGACCCTCGACGAACCGGGGGCGGACCTGCGGCCGCTGTTCGACCTCATTGTCGATGCGCTGCCCGGTCCGCCGGTCGACCCGGCGATGTCGACGCAGTTTCAGGTCAACAATCTGGACTATAACGACTACGTCGGCCGTCTCGCCATCGGCCGGGTCCGCAACGGCAGCTTGAAGACGGGCGGCATCTACGCTCTCTGCCGCGCCGGCGGTGCCCGGCAGCCGGTCAAGATCACGCAGATCTACGGCTGGCACGGCCTCAAGCGGGTCGAGATCGCCGAGGCGCACGGTGGGGACATCGTGGCCATCGCGGGGATCGAGGACATCCACATCGGCGACACCGTTGCCGACGCCGCGGATCCGCGCCCGCTGCCCGCGATTCGCGTCGACGAGCCGACGATCGCGATGATCTTCAGCGTCAACACCGGTCCGTGGTCGGGGCGCGAGGGGGCGCACGTTACCTCGCGCAAGCTGCGCGAGCGGCTGGTGCAGGAGCAGCGCCGCAACGTCAGCGTGCGCATCGAGGACACGGATTCCCCCGACGCCATGCGGGTGACCGGGCGGGGCGAGTTGCAGCTCGCGATTCTGGTCGAGACCATGCGGCGCGAAGGCTACGAGATGATGGTGTCGAAGCCGACGGTGGTGACGCGGGAGATCGACGGCCGCGTGCACGAGCCGGTGGAGCTGCTGGTGGTCGACATTCCGGAGGACTACGTCGGGGTGGTGTCGCAGTTGCTGGCGATGCGCAAGGGGATCATGGCGAGGATGGCGCACGCCGGCTCGGGTCGGGTGCGGGTCGAGTTTACGGTGCCGTCACGCGGGCTGATCGGCTTTCGTTCGCGCTTTCTCACCGAGACGCGAGGCACGGGGATCGTGAACGCGCTGTTCGACGGGTGGGCGCCGTGGCACGGGGCGATTCAGTCGCGGACCAACGGCGCGATGATCTCCGACCGCGAGGGCGTGGCGACGCCGTACGCGGTGTTTCACCTTCAGGAGCGGGGGGCGATCTTCATCGCCCCGGGCACGCGGGTGTACGAGGGCATGGTGATCGGCGAGTACTCGCGCGAGAACGATCTCAACGTGAACATCTGCCGCGAGAAGAAGCTCACCAACATCCGGGCCGCCGGGCGCGACGAGAACGTGATCATCACGCCGCATCGGGAGATGGGTCTGGAGCTGGGCATCGAGTGGATCGGCGACGACGAGTTGGTCGAGGTGACGCCGCAATCGATTCGCCTGCGCAAGAAAGTCCTCAAACAAGTCGAGCGCCCGAAGCGCAAACTGGAAGCGGAAGACTGA
- a CDS encoding class I SAM-dependent methyltransferase, giving the protein MTTRAFDTRYYRDHELDRDRLALWWYARVIRRLCPAGGRILDFGCGTGHLLKRLSGDFEAVGFDPAPVARSQCRTHAPDAVVLEEWESLPRASFDVIVSLHTMEHLAYPLPTLRRLAEKLVPEGKFFMVVPNPQGLGHRLKGKRWFGYRDRTHVSLMSRAEWVATLRKAGLQVVSVHGDGMWDAPYVALLPVALQRLLFGAPAAVQVFFPIGKPFLPPVLGECLVVTARRPGTD; this is encoded by the coding sequence ATGACGACCCGCGCCTTCGACACCCGGTACTACCGGGACCACGAACTCGACCGCGACCGCCTGGCGCTGTGGTGGTACGCCCGCGTGATCCGCCGGCTCTGTCCGGCCGGCGGGCGGATTCTCGACTTCGGCTGCGGAACCGGGCACTTGCTGAAGCGCCTCTCGGGCGATTTCGAGGCCGTCGGCTTCGATCCGGCGCCGGTGGCGCGCAGTCAGTGTCGCACCCATGCGCCGGACGCCGTGGTGCTCGAGGAGTGGGAGTCTTTGCCGCGCGCGAGCTTCGACGTCATCGTCTCGCTGCACACGATGGAACACCTCGCCTATCCGCTGCCGACCCTCAGACGTCTCGCCGAGAAGCTGGTCCCGGAGGGTAAGTTCTTCATGGTCGTACCCAATCCGCAGGGGCTCGGCCATCGTCTCAAAGGCAAACGCTGGTTCGGCTACCGCGACCGTACGCACGTCAGTCTGATGTCGCGCGCGGAGTGGGTGGCGACCCTGCGCAAGGCCGGGTTGCAGGTGGTCAGCGTGCACGGCGACGGGATGTGGGACGCCCCTTACGTTGCGCTGCTACCGGTCGCCTTGCAGCGCCTGCTCTTCGGTGCGCCGGCGGCCGTGCAGGTGTTCTTTCCGATCGGCAAGCCGTTCCTGCCGCCCGTGCTCGGCGAATGTCTCGTCGTCACGGCGCGGCGCCCGGGGACCGATTAA
- a CDS encoding endonuclease/exonuclease/phosphatase family protein yields MAVELRLLSWNVHGVPGTRDRPQRLDRVADEVLRRDPDLVLLQEVWLDPDRSRLVERLAGAYVAIDVRPQGWLGRPGGLLACVRREGMWRTCDSSFRPYRFAAARWRVWEGDGIGRKGLQRIDFDVAGERVVVLNTHLQASYPWNHHGHVRGRQLLELQSIVTGIAEHAAVVVAGDLNTRPGDREYRHIRAAWVDLTAELRARDGCGTCLEGDGSDAGWLDYVLTRRHPAWQVTAPAAERIVNEGPDAPYSDHHGLAVTLRLARGGAS; encoded by the coding sequence ATGGCCGTCGAGTTGCGTCTGCTGTCGTGGAACGTCCACGGCGTGCCGGGGACCCGGGATCGGCCACAGCGACTGGATCGCGTCGCCGACGAGGTTCTGCGGCGCGATCCCGACCTGGTGCTCCTGCAGGAGGTCTGGCTCGATCCGGATCGCAGCCGCCTCGTCGAGCGGCTGGCGGGTGCATACGTTGCCATCGACGTGCGCCCGCAGGGTTGGCTCGGCCGCCCCGGAGGACTGCTCGCCTGCGTGCGGCGCGAAGGGATGTGGCGCACCTGCGACTCGTCGTTTCGTCCTTATCGATTCGCGGCCGCGCGATGGCGGGTCTGGGAAGGCGACGGTATCGGGCGCAAAGGCTTGCAGCGCATTGATTTCGACGTTGCCGGCGAACGCGTCGTCGTTCTGAACACGCACCTGCAAGCCAGCTACCCGTGGAACCATCACGGACACGTCCGCGGCCGGCAACTACTCGAGTTGCAGTCGATCGTCACCGGCATCGCGGAGCATGCCGCGGTGGTGGTGGCTGGCGACCTCAATACCCGTCCCGGAGACCGCGAGTACAGGCACATCCGCGCCGCGTGGGTGGATCTGACCGCCGAGCTGCGCGCGCGCGATGGATGTGGGACGTGTCTGGAGGGAGACGGATCGGACGCCGGCTGGCTCGACTACGTGCTGACTCGGCGGCATCCCGCATGGCAGGTGACGGCACCGGCGGCGGAACGCATTGTGAACGAGGGGCCCGACGCGCCCTATTCCGATCATCACGGATTGGCGGTGACGCTGCGGCTCGCTCGCGGTGGCGCAAGTTGA